The Drechmeria coniospora strain ARSEF 6962 chromosome 02, whole genome shotgun sequence genome has a segment encoding these proteins:
- a CDS encoding phytanoyl-CoA dioxygenase family protein, with amino-acid sequence MTVRVAWCVRGVVRIPRGVEEGASFLVMPPPGAGTGHGPLRAVGGRHDRSRDASGERRGATTMRPRRCQTGVVSGLRRGRAYIYSPRQPCACDGGAPRTDGACGRIETRHGQAHAEMACAEHTNASFPTEAGTRLATVDALAPTTDHALLASLLERDGAVIVRNFASVNLCARIRADLGPHFDSDRADKSGFFPATTKRAHGVLRHSDAVAELVVRPLFIDVANEMLTSRYTYWEGQRQLSVAGKPQIASIVGFRVEPGGTQQPLHRDDADYHARNCDFPVMLGCVTALTKTTRSNGATVVIPGSHRWGPQRCPRDDEAIPAELDVGDATIFVGNVYHAGGANSTRFVSLALVRGLAVADRPGRDEARETIGVFLCKGTLRQEENSYLVVPPEMAKARGFSPQLLRLLGYGVCPPALGLYEYQDPMKVLFGVDDGETVQR; translated from the exons ATGACGGTGCGCGTTGCGTGGTGCGTGAGAGGCGTGGTCCGCATCCcgcgcggcgtcgaggagggtgcTTCGTTCCTCGTGATGCCTCCGCCCGGGGCAGGCACCGGACATGGCCCGCttcgcgccgtcggcgggaggCATGATCGATCGCGTGATGCCAGCGGAGAGCGGAGAGGCGCAACGACGATGCGGCCCCGGCGGTGCCAGACCGGGGTGGTGAGTGGACTGCGCCGTGGCAGAgcatatatatatagcccaCGCCAGCCGTGCGcttgcgacggcggcgcaccAAGGACAGACGGTGCCTGCGGTCGCATCGAAACGAGACACGGCCAAGCACACGCGGAAATGGCCTGCGCCGAGCACACGAACGCGTCCTTCccgaccgaggccggcacGAGGCTCGCGaccgtcgatgccctcgccCCCACGACGGACCACGCGCTCCTCGCGTccctcctcgagcgcgacggcgccgtcatcgtcaggAATTTCGCCTCCGTCAACCTCTGCGCACGCATCCGGGCCGATCTCGGGCCGCACTTTGACAGCGACCGCGCCGACAAGTCGGGCTTTTTCCCCGCGACAACCAAGCGCGCCCACGGCGTGCTGCGGCACTCggacgccgtggccgagctcgtcgtccgcccGCTCTTCATCGACGTCGCCAACGAGATGCTGACATCGCGCTACACCTACTGGGAGGGCCAGAGGCAGCTCTCGGTCGCGGGCAAGCCGCAGATCGCGagcatcgtcggcttcaGAGTCGAGCCGGGGGGCACCCAGCAGCCGCTGCACAGGGACGACGCCGACTACCACGCTCGGAACTGCGACTTTCCCGTCATGCTCGGCTGCGTGACG GccttgacgaagacgacgcgcTCCAACGGGGCGACGGTGGTGATCCCGGGGAGCCACAGGTGGGGGCCGCAGCGCTGCccgcgcgacgacgaggccatccccgccgagctcgacgtcggcgacgccacCATCTTTGTCGGCAACGTCTaccacgccggcggcgccaacAGCACAAGGTTCGTGTCGCTCGCCCTGGTTCGGggactcgccgtcgctgacCGGCCGGGCAGGGACGAGGCTCGCGAGACCATCGGCGTCTTCCTCTGCAAGGGCACCCTCCGGCAGGAGGAAAACTCGTACCTCGTGGTGCCGCCCGAGATGGCCAAGGCCCGGGGCTTCTCGCCgcagctgctgcggctgctcgGCTACGGCGTCTGCCCGCCGGCGCTGGGGCTGTACGAGTACCAGGACCCGATGAAGGTCCtcttcggcgtcgacgacggcgagacggtgCAGCGgtag